The proteins below come from a single Esox lucius isolate fEsoLuc1 chromosome 7, fEsoLuc1.pri, whole genome shotgun sequence genomic window:
- the LOC105011222 gene encoding cytokine-like protein 1, whose amino-acid sequence MEKQRSKNNNNNNKNNNKHNENKRNQVYNRLKIVTYNYRIPTWLYKGPPCVVHCERSVMATLGHRLLALSLVPLVLCYPNPPTCYSKVLGMGRDVTYQAAVVKMETETRRCMAHIPELYIDVHNACVMPKMRQYVYLVEDLRARRCAYTRKLHVLGQTVRQLYIIMSERCHGELAFTSDDCAALDR is encoded by the exons ATGGAGAAACAGAgaagcaaaaacaacaacaacaacaacaaaaacaacaacaaacacaacgAAAACAAAAGAAACCAAGTATATAATCGTCTGAAGATAGTAACATATAATTACAGGATTCCTACCTGGTTATATAAGGGTCCTCCCTGCGTAGTTCACTGTGAACGGTCAGTCATGGCCACGCTGGGACACAGATTACTAGCCCTTTCCCTGGTTCCGCTGGTCCTGTGCTACCCTAACCCGCCAACGTGTTACAGCAAGGTGCTGGGCATGGGTCGAGACGTCACCTATCAGGCGGCAGTGGTCAAGATGGAGACCGAAACC AGACGCTGCATGGCACACATCCCAGAGCTCTACATAGATGTGCAT AATGCCTGCGTCATGCCAAAGATGAGGCAGTATGTTTATCTGGTGGAGGACCTGCGCGCGCGACGCTGTGCGTACACCAGGAAGCTGCATGTGCTGGGTCAAACGGTCAGGCAACTCTACATCATCATGTCCGAGAGGTGTCATGGG GAGCTGGCATTCACTAGTGATGACTGTGCAGCCTTGGACCGCTGA